A section of the Rossellomorea marisflavi genome encodes:
- a CDS encoding VOC family protein, with protein MGFHESPNTYVGNVTIKVTDLARSLSFYKEVIGFDVLEQSRHRAVLTADGKVPLLTIIQPEGVQAKQGRTTGLYHFAILLPSRKELGKSLHHLLSSNIQLGSGDHEVSEALYLSDPDGNGIEIYRDRPSSDWVWNGDQVRMGTEHVDARAVLAESDEEPWTGLPADTVMGHIHLHVNDLKAAEAFYHDGLGFDVVTRYGGQAIFMSTGRYHHHIGLNTWNGTGAPRPAENQVGLDAYTLVYPSQSALDEAAVKLRAIGANADQSENGFHTEDPSGNKIKLITI; from the coding sequence ATGGGATTTCATGAATCTCCGAATACGTATGTTGGAAATGTGACAATCAAGGTGACGGATCTAGCGCGATCGCTCTCGTTTTACAAAGAAGTCATCGGTTTTGATGTGTTGGAACAAAGCAGACATAGGGCTGTCCTGACCGCTGATGGGAAGGTGCCCCTTCTTACGATCATCCAGCCGGAAGGAGTGCAGGCAAAGCAGGGGAGAACGACAGGGCTGTATCATTTTGCCATCCTGCTGCCTTCAAGGAAGGAACTGGGCAAAAGTCTCCATCATCTTCTATCGTCCAATATCCAACTCGGATCTGGAGATCATGAAGTCAGCGAAGCCCTATATTTGTCTGACCCGGACGGCAACGGAATCGAAATCTATCGCGACCGCCCATCATCCGATTGGGTATGGAACGGCGATCAGGTCAGGATGGGTACCGAGCATGTGGATGCGCGAGCCGTCCTTGCTGAATCAGATGAAGAGCCGTGGACGGGCCTTCCTGCCGATACGGTCATGGGACATATCCATCTTCATGTGAATGATCTGAAGGCAGCCGAAGCGTTCTACCATGACGGACTCGGATTCGATGTCGTCACCCGCTACGGGGGGCAGGCGATCTTCATGTCGACTGGGCGCTATCACCATCATATCGGGCTGAACACATGGAATGGGACAGGGGCGCCGCGTCCGGCGGAGAACCAGGTTGGTCTGGATGCCTATACGCTCGTATATCCATCTCAGTCAGCTCTCGATGAAGCTGCAGTGAAACTTCGAGCGATCGGAGCGAATGCTGACCAGTCCGAAAACGGGTTCCACACCGAGGATCCGTCAGGAAATAAAATCAAGTTGATCACGATCTAA
- a CDS encoding sugar phosphate isomerase/epimerase family protein — translation MKKIPVALQLFTLREEVDKDFKGTLRKVAEMGFDGVELAGHGGLDILEVKEALQSCGLQAISSHVPLADLRNDLKKVLEEQLELGVKFIVCPYLTEEERDYALLISDLNAIGKRCHEAGLTLCYHHHDFEVLTEYNGRPALSSILEETSVKAELDVYWLTYAGENPAKWIERYHPPLVHLKDMTTDGERFFAELGTGGVDLEPVFALEESANIHWWIVEQDASKTSPIESVRKSMDYLKQIGLA, via the coding sequence TTGAAGAAAATACCTGTTGCCCTGCAGCTGTTTACGCTGAGGGAGGAAGTGGACAAGGATTTCAAAGGTACATTGAGAAAAGTGGCTGAGATGGGGTTCGACGGAGTCGAGCTTGCAGGTCACGGTGGGCTGGATATCCTGGAGGTTAAGGAGGCACTTCAATCCTGTGGACTGCAGGCCATTTCCAGCCATGTGCCCCTCGCAGATCTGCGGAATGATCTGAAGAAGGTCTTGGAGGAGCAATTGGAGCTCGGTGTGAAATTCATTGTATGCCCATACCTGACTGAAGAAGAGCGTGACTATGCGCTTTTGATCTCAGACTTGAATGCCATTGGCAAACGCTGTCACGAAGCCGGCCTCACCCTTTGCTATCACCATCATGATTTCGAAGTGCTGACAGAATATAATGGACGCCCTGCCCTTTCTTCCATATTGGAAGAAACGAGCGTAAAGGCGGAGCTCGATGTATACTGGCTGACATATGCCGGGGAAAATCCGGCCAAGTGGATCGAACGCTACCATCCTCCCCTTGTTCACTTAAAGGATATGACCACTGATGGGGAACGCTTCTTCGCGGAACTGGGAACTGGTGGTGTTGACCTGGAGCCTGTCTTCGCCTTAGAGGAAAGCGCTAACATCCATTGGTGGATCGTTGAACAGGATGCCTCGAAGACGAGCCCCATCGAAAGCGTGAGGAAAAGCATGGATTATTTAAAACAGATTGGATTGGCCTAA
- a CDS encoding zinc-binding dehydrogenase gives MKALLLEGKNQWEEMKVEEVDRPSPGKGEVLVEIHAAGLNPVDYKTGTNGNAAWSYPHILGLDGAGVVVELGEGVDHPKVGDRVLYHGDWTKKGSFAEFSTVKAHSVSIIPDSVSFEEAAALPTAGYTAYQAIHRKLPLDHIQTILIHGGAGGVGGFGVQLAKLQGKTVISTASEHNHEYVKSLGADYVVDYKKENVVEKVRELTDGRGVDAVVDAVSRQSATESLDMLAYMGHIAYIAGAPDLSGVSPFSIVPSVHEIALQAGHHAGDRHAEKDFATIGDDLLDLVASGKIDPMLGETVSLEEVPAALKRLSERHVKGKIVALIK, from the coding sequence ATGAAAGCACTGCTGTTGGAAGGGAAGAATCAATGGGAAGAGATGAAGGTTGAGGAAGTGGATCGTCCTTCACCCGGAAAAGGAGAAGTCCTGGTTGAGATTCATGCGGCAGGATTGAATCCGGTTGATTATAAAACAGGTACCAATGGAAATGCCGCTTGGAGCTATCCTCATATCCTCGGTCTTGACGGTGCGGGGGTTGTGGTTGAACTTGGGGAAGGCGTTGACCATCCAAAAGTAGGAGACCGCGTCCTTTATCACGGAGATTGGACCAAGAAAGGATCATTTGCTGAATTCAGTACGGTAAAAGCTCACTCGGTATCCATCATTCCGGATTCGGTTTCATTCGAAGAAGCAGCCGCATTGCCAACTGCCGGATACACAGCTTACCAGGCCATTCACCGGAAATTGCCACTGGATCACATCCAGACGATCCTGATCCACGGAGGAGCAGGCGGCGTCGGTGGATTCGGCGTCCAGCTTGCGAAGCTTCAAGGAAAGACGGTCATCTCCACGGCGTCTGAGCACAACCATGAATATGTAAAATCCCTTGGAGCGGATTACGTCGTCGACTACAAAAAGGAAAATGTAGTGGAGAAGGTACGGGAACTGACCGATGGACGGGGAGTAGACGCCGTAGTGGATGCCGTCAGCAGGCAAAGTGCCACTGAATCCTTGGACATGCTTGCCTATATGGGGCATATCGCTTACATCGCCGGGGCACCTGACCTTTCTGGTGTATCACCATTCTCCATCGTACCGTCTGTCCATGAAATTGCCCTGCAGGCGGGTCATCATGCGGGAGATCGTCACGCCGAAAAAGATTTCGCGACCATCGGCGATGACCTGCTTGACCTTGTGGCAAGCGGTAAGATTGATCCCATGCTAGGAGAAACGGTGAGCTTGGAAGAAGTACCAGCCGCCCTCAAACGTCTTTCCGAACGACATGTAAAAGGAAAAATCGTGGCATTGATCAAGTAA
- a CDS encoding winged helix-turn-helix transcriptional regulator, whose product MKQSEICPRFEKAIGILSQRWTTLIIYQLLNGPQRNSAIKDAIGISGRLLSERLKDLEEEGIIKRTVYPETPVRIEYSLTDKGYSLEPLIKGIEEWSQDWIHL is encoded by the coding sequence GTGAAACAATCAGAAATTTGTCCTCGATTCGAGAAAGCGATCGGTATCCTCAGTCAAAGATGGACGACCTTGATCATCTACCAGCTATTGAACGGTCCTCAGCGGAACAGTGCCATCAAAGATGCTATCGGGATCAGCGGACGGCTGCTCTCAGAAAGATTGAAGGACCTTGAGGAAGAAGGAATCATCAAACGCACCGTTTACCCCGAGACACCCGTAAGGATCGAATACTCCCTCACGGATAAGGGGTATTCCCTTGAACCTTTGATAAAGGGGATCGAGGAATGGTCCCAGGATTGGATCCACCTATAA
- a CDS encoding flavodoxin family protein translates to MKILTLLGSTRKNGNSETLARKAVEGTDHTLVTLADLTIEAITDLRHTPEGFSPVDDDYEKLVTLMEEHDVLLFATPLYWYGMSGPMKDFFDRWSQYLRDDRFNLKEELKKKKAYVIITGGTSAKVKGLPLVQQFNYICEFVNMEFVDYIIGAGVKPGEILNDEASLLKAARWNKAFKESL, encoded by the coding sequence TTGAAGATTTTGACGTTGCTGGGTAGTACGAGGAAAAATGGGAATTCAGAAACCCTTGCCCGAAAAGCGGTGGAAGGGACAGATCACACCCTCGTCACCCTGGCGGACCTTACCATTGAAGCCATCACCGACCTCAGGCACACGCCTGAAGGGTTCTCACCGGTGGATGATGATTACGAAAAGCTCGTCACCCTCATGGAAGAACACGATGTCCTTTTATTCGCCACCCCACTGTATTGGTACGGGATGAGCGGACCGATGAAGGACTTCTTCGATCGCTGGAGCCAGTATCTTCGCGATGACCGTTTCAACCTGAAGGAAGAACTGAAGAAAAAGAAAGCCTACGTCATCATTACAGGCGGTACCAGCGCCAAAGTGAAGGGGCTCCCCCTTGTACAGCAGTTCAATTACATTTGCGAATTCGTAAACATGGAATTTGTCGACTATATCATAGGTGCCGGTGTCAAACCGGGCGAAATCCTGAATGACGAAGCATCCCTTCTTAAAGCAGCTCGCTGGAATAAAGCATTCAAGGAATCTCTATAA
- a CDS encoding MFS transporter — translation MWKNKNVWILLSGEFIAGLGLWLGIIGNLEFMQEKVPSDFMKSLILASGLLAGLAVGPYAGKLIDRMKKKTVMLAAGFIRVVSVVFMLIAIHTGSVLWMVVFLMVIQLSAAFYFPALQAAIPMVVKGKELLQMNGVHMNVSTLSRILGTALGGVLLVIMPLYMLYILSLLAYAILFGLTWFLSFQEEGASTVAKGKSGGFKEVFPVLKNLPIVSMTLVMTLIPLLFIGGFNLMVINISEIQDSTAIKGWIYTAEGLSFMIGAFAVKRIGEKISPYRILFTFSFIIGIAQLVLYFAGNPVLSVLSFIIFGFAVGCFFPTAATIFQTRMPKDYHGRFFSFRNMLDRMAFQVVLLMTGLLLDLVGLPVMTVLFGGFSLIMTTIFYVRFKALQEEKTQEINV, via the coding sequence ATGTGGAAAAATAAAAACGTATGGATCCTGCTGAGCGGTGAGTTCATCGCCGGACTCGGACTGTGGCTCGGGATCATCGGAAACCTCGAGTTCATGCAGGAAAAAGTACCGTCTGATTTTATGAAGTCCCTGATCCTTGCTTCAGGATTGCTTGCCGGTCTAGCGGTCGGACCCTATGCTGGAAAGCTGATTGACAGGATGAAGAAAAAAACGGTCATGCTGGCTGCGGGCTTCATCCGGGTGGTGAGCGTGGTGTTCATGCTGATCGCCATTCACACCGGGTCCGTCCTATGGATGGTCGTTTTCCTCATGGTGATCCAGCTCTCTGCTGCATTCTATTTTCCTGCGCTTCAGGCAGCGATCCCCATGGTCGTAAAGGGAAAAGAGCTCCTGCAGATGAACGGGGTCCACATGAATGTGTCCACCCTATCAAGGATTCTCGGGACGGCACTTGGAGGCGTGCTCCTGGTCATCATGCCACTCTACATGCTTTATATCCTTTCCCTTTTGGCGTATGCCATCCTATTCGGCCTCACCTGGTTCCTTTCATTCCAGGAAGAAGGGGCATCCACGGTGGCAAAAGGGAAATCAGGTGGATTCAAAGAAGTCTTCCCCGTGCTGAAGAATCTTCCCATCGTCTCCATGACGCTGGTCATGACCCTCATCCCCCTCCTGTTCATAGGGGGATTCAACCTGATGGTCATCAACATCAGTGAAATCCAGGACAGTACCGCCATCAAGGGATGGATCTATACGGCTGAGGGCCTCTCGTTCATGATCGGTGCCTTCGCCGTGAAGCGAATCGGAGAAAAGATTTCCCCTTACAGAATCCTGTTCACCTTCTCATTCATCATCGGGATTGCCCAACTGGTTCTGTACTTTGCCGGGAACCCGGTACTTTCGGTGCTGTCGTTCATCATCTTCGGTTTTGCCGTCGGCTGCTTCTTCCCGACTGCGGCCACCATCTTCCAGACGAGGATGCCGAAAGACTATCATGGGAGGTTCTTCTCGTTCCGGAACATGCTCGACCGGATGGCCTTCCAGGTTGTCCTTCTCATGACAGGACTGCTTCTCGATCTTGTCGGGTTGCCTGTCATGACCGTCCTGTTCGGCGGATTCTCACTGATCATGACCACGATCTTCTACGTGAGATTCAAGGCACTGCAAGAGGAGAAGACTCAAGAAATCAACGTATAA
- a CDS encoding organic hydroperoxide resistance protein — translation MEALYTAKSTADGGRTGKVVSSDGLIDFDLAMPKSLGGSGDMDSTNPEQLFSAGYAACFDSALNMVARQERKKIDSRVTAEVSIGKDTDGGFKLAVVLTAAINGVDESEAKDLIEKAHQACPYSKATRGNIDVELKTESF, via the coding sequence ATGGAAGCATTATACACAGCAAAATCAACAGCAGACGGCGGACGTACAGGTAAAGTGGTAAGCAGCGACGGATTGATCGATTTTGATTTGGCCATGCCTAAATCCCTCGGCGGATCTGGAGACATGGATTCCACCAACCCTGAACAACTATTCTCAGCAGGCTACGCAGCATGCTTCGACAGCGCCCTTAACATGGTTGCACGTCAAGAACGCAAGAAAATCGACTCACGCGTAACAGCTGAAGTATCCATCGGCAAAGACACCGACGGCGGCTTCAAACTTGCAGTAGTCCTCACAGCTGCCATCAACGGCGTAGACGAAAGCGAAGCAAAAGACCTGATCGAAAAAGCCCACCAAGCTTGCCCTTACTCCAAAGCAACACGCGGCAACATCGACGTGGAATTGAAAACAGAAAGCTTCTGA
- a CDS encoding winged helix-turn-helix transcriptional regulator has translation MKELQQDYHCAIDMVIELIGGKWKVLILWNLNEGDKRFNELRRSIPDITQKMLTQQLRELEAHGLVSRTVFQEVPPRVEYATTALGKKLQKTLFEMCRWGDDYAEEKGINMNRCWTTYDFMEKQT, from the coding sequence ATGAAAGAACTTCAGCAAGACTACCACTGTGCCATCGATATGGTCATTGAGTTGATCGGAGGAAAGTGGAAAGTATTGATTTTATGGAATCTGAACGAAGGGGACAAACGCTTTAATGAGTTGAGGCGCTCCATCCCGGACATCACCCAGAAGATGCTCACCCAGCAATTACGGGAACTGGAGGCCCATGGTCTTGTGTCCCGTACTGTATTCCAGGAAGTCCCTCCCAGAGTGGAATATGCCACGACTGCCCTCGGCAAAAAGCTTCAGAAAACCCTCTTTGAAATGTGCAGATGGGGAGATGATTATGCAGAGGAAAAGGGCATCAATATGAACCGCTGCTGGACGACGTATGACTTCATGGAGAAACAGACCTGA
- a CDS encoding MarR family winged helix-turn-helix transcriptional regulator, which yields MKELLLLENQICFKIYSAEREITKLYRELLDEIGLTYPQYLAMLVLWEKGTVTVKELGTHLFLDSGTLTPMLKRMEANGLVERRRSVEDERSVCITLTQDGENMREKAECVPTRLLENLDMNPEELVQLDGTLSTILKKLRHQG from the coding sequence ATGAAGGAATTATTGCTTCTTGAGAATCAGATTTGTTTTAAGATTTACTCTGCCGAGCGGGAGATTACGAAATTATATAGAGAACTTCTGGATGAGATCGGCCTCACATATCCACAGTATCTGGCCATGCTGGTCCTTTGGGAGAAGGGTACGGTGACTGTCAAGGAGCTTGGAACACATCTTTTCCTTGATTCCGGTACGCTGACTCCGATGCTGAAAAGGATGGAGGCAAACGGGCTTGTGGAACGCCGGCGTTCTGTTGAAGATGAACGTAGTGTATGTATTACCCTCACACAGGATGGAGAAAACATGAGGGAAAAAGCTGAATGTGTGCCGACCCGCCTCCTTGAGAACCTGGATATGAACCCTGAGGAATTGGTGCAGCTTGATGGCACACTATCAACGATCCTGAAAAAGCTGCGGCATCAGGGATAA
- a CDS encoding MFS transporter — protein MNKPIWTRPFIMTVINNFFMFLVFYSLLTILPVYVLDDLQGNEGQAGLVTTIFLIAAIIVRLFAGKILEVFGKRKVLLAGIFLFCIFTFVYPFVNSFFLLMVLRFVHGIFFALCSTVLMTLAADMVPAERKGEGLGYFAMSMNLAVVVGPFLSLALLQILPFKMIFLGLAVVLLIGFACSFGIEVVEEEKTKVSPKGRMTLEDIFEFKALPIAFVGFLTSLAYSGIMSFISVYAKALGLFESVSLFFVVFAAVMLLSRPFTGRLFDRSGPSAVIYPSLVIFAIGLFMLSVTHTTGLLLVSAGLIGLGYGALLPSYQTMAIQKAPKERTGHATSTFFIMYDLGIAIGSFALGIVSSHLGYSSLYVVCGSIIIITIAAYAWVSKKRRGRQLETSEVS, from the coding sequence ATGAATAAGCCAATCTGGACGCGGCCATTCATCATGACCGTCATTAATAACTTCTTTATGTTCCTTGTCTTTTACTCGTTGTTGACCATACTACCGGTATATGTGCTGGATGATCTTCAAGGAAATGAAGGACAGGCAGGACTTGTGACAACGATTTTCTTGATTGCAGCTATCATCGTCCGTTTATTTGCAGGTAAGATCCTTGAGGTGTTCGGTAAGAGAAAAGTACTTCTCGCCGGCATTTTTTTATTTTGTATCTTTACATTCGTTTATCCGTTCGTCAACAGCTTCTTCCTGTTGATGGTATTGCGTTTTGTACACGGGATCTTTTTCGCCCTGTGTTCCACCGTCCTCATGACGCTTGCAGCAGATATGGTACCCGCAGAGCGTAAAGGGGAAGGGCTTGGCTATTTCGCCATGTCCATGAACCTTGCTGTCGTTGTAGGACCATTCCTATCATTGGCTCTGCTTCAGATCCTTCCGTTTAAAATGATTTTCCTTGGTCTGGCTGTCGTATTGCTGATCGGCTTTGCCTGCTCGTTCGGAATCGAAGTGGTAGAAGAGGAGAAAACGAAGGTGTCGCCGAAAGGACGTATGACACTTGAAGACATCTTTGAATTCAAGGCATTGCCGATTGCATTCGTAGGATTCTTGACGTCCCTTGCATACTCCGGGATCATGTCGTTCATCTCGGTGTACGCGAAAGCCCTTGGTTTGTTCGAATCAGTCAGCTTGTTCTTTGTTGTATTTGCAGCGGTCATGCTGCTATCAAGACCGTTCACGGGCCGCCTATTCGACCGCTCAGGTCCAAGTGCTGTCATCTATCCGTCCCTTGTGATCTTTGCAATCGGGTTGTTCATGCTCAGCGTGACGCATACAACAGGACTGCTGTTGGTTTCCGCAGGATTGATTGGTCTTGGGTATGGGGCACTGCTCCCAAGTTATCAGACCATGGCCATCCAGAAAGCACCGAAAGAACGTACCGGGCATGCCACGTCTACATTCTTTATCATGTATGACCTTGGAATTGCGATTGGTTCATTTGCTCTCGGAATCGTTTCATCCCATCTGGGATACTCATCCCTTTACGTGGTTTGCGGAAGCATCATCATCATCACGATCGCTGCCTACGCATGGGTCTCGAAGAAACGCCGTGGCCGTCAGTTGGAAACATCTGAAGTTTCATAA
- a CDS encoding LLM class flavin-dependent oxidoreductase — MKLSVLDQTVRTVGEEAGEAFKQTGELARLAEEWGYTRFWVAEHHNTNGMAGTSPQVLISHLASITERIRIGSGGVLLPQYSPLKIAEDFKVLETLFPGRIDLGIGRSPGGSYETRIALTDGVKKSMNEFPHQVEALQSYLWNLEESKVRAYPMTEGRVLPWILGITHRGARLAAELGTAFTFGHFISPANGKRAMDLYHEQFRPSAGLQDPKSNVCIFVVCAPTQEEAERLAMTQDHWLLEVERGIDTRIPTHASAESRILRPSEIEKVKENRKRMLIGTPQKVKEELDMLSEVYRTDEFMIITNIADFEAKKRSYELLADAIL; from the coding sequence ATGAAATTAAGCGTATTGGATCAAACGGTCCGTACCGTAGGAGAAGAGGCGGGGGAGGCGTTCAAACAGACAGGGGAGCTTGCGCGGCTGGCAGAAGAGTGGGGCTATACAAGGTTCTGGGTCGCAGAGCATCATAATACAAACGGCATGGCGGGGACTTCTCCACAGGTGCTTATCTCACATCTTGCGTCCATTACAGAGAGGATCCGGATCGGTTCTGGAGGCGTCCTCCTGCCTCAATACAGTCCGTTGAAGATTGCGGAAGATTTCAAGGTCCTCGAGACGCTTTTTCCCGGCAGGATCGACCTTGGAATCGGTCGATCACCGGGTGGGTCGTATGAGACCAGGATCGCCCTTACGGATGGAGTGAAAAAGAGCATGAACGAATTCCCTCATCAAGTAGAGGCCCTTCAGTCCTACTTGTGGAACCTGGAAGAATCCAAGGTCCGAGCATACCCCATGACAGAAGGACGTGTGCTTCCGTGGATCCTCGGCATCACCCACAGGGGAGCAAGGCTTGCGGCAGAGCTCGGGACAGCGTTCACCTTCGGTCATTTCATCTCACCGGCCAACGGGAAGAGGGCGATGGATCTTTATCATGAACAGTTCCGGCCATCAGCAGGACTTCAGGATCCAAAGAGCAACGTGTGCATTTTCGTCGTCTGTGCCCCGACACAGGAAGAAGCCGAGCGCCTTGCCATGACACAGGATCATTGGCTGCTTGAAGTTGAAAGGGGCATCGACACCCGCATTCCTACGCATGCATCTGCGGAAAGCAGGATTCTGCGACCTTCGGAAATCGAGAAGGTCAAAGAAAACCGAAAGCGGATGCTCATCGGAACTCCCCAGAAGGTGAAAGAAGAGCTGGATATGCTCAGTGAAGTATACAGGACGGACGAGTTCATGATCATCACGAACATAGCCGACTTTGAGGCGAAGAAAAGGTCGTATGAACTGTTGGCCGATGCCATTTTATAA
- a CDS encoding MarR family winged helix-turn-helix transcriptional regulator — MNTTFDESIGLNTSHTIRNVIRYLTVHLKEFDLTPEQWTVLKRLAANDGISQKALAELADKDQPTVTRILDILERKNLITKKKNVDDRRSFLIHITDKGKNVKQELTPFIEDVFENQILKGIPEEKLEVYKEVLQLINQNMRDRTD, encoded by the coding sequence ATGAACACGACTTTTGATGAATCCATCGGTTTGAATACGAGTCACACGATCCGGAACGTCATCCGGTATCTTACCGTCCATTTGAAGGAATTTGATCTTACGCCGGAACAGTGGACCGTACTGAAACGCCTGGCAGCCAACGATGGGATCAGCCAGAAAGCATTGGCTGAGCTTGCCGACAAGGACCAGCCTACCGTCACTAGAATCCTCGATATCCTTGAACGCAAAAATCTGATTACGAAGAAAAAGAATGTCGACGATCGCCGCTCCTTCTTGATCCACATCACGGATAAAGGGAAAAACGTGAAGCAGGAACTGACTCCTTTCATTGAGGATGTATTTGAAAATCAGATTTTAAAAGGGATTCCTGAAGAGAAGTTAGAAGTGTATAAAGAAGTCCTTCAACTCATCAATCAGAATATGAGGGACAGGACGGACTGA
- a CDS encoding MBL fold metallo-hydrolase yields the protein MTAIITIVLILLISTIAILRFYPPLGRKPSRTHVESSAAFKDGSFYNKEEINMSTGFSSSIGMLKDFIKKDTERKPAEAIPMVQIKPGTHIHETAITWFGHSATLLELEGKRLLLDPMFGKAPTPFPWLAGNRFSKDLPFSTEDLLPIDAILFTHDHYDHLDYGTIKRLKDHIPQFFVPIGVGSHLERWGVEAARITEVDWWEELDWKGLKLAFTPSRHFSGRSLNDRNATLWGSWCIMGKSKKVFYSGDGGYGSHFKKIGEQYGPFDLTIMECGQYDPRWKDVHMMPEETAQAHLDVGGNLMLPVHWGAFVLSFHSWTDPIERVSASAQQLNIPILTPKIGERLVVEKGERGTPHWWKA from the coding sequence ATGACTGCCATCATCACCATCGTCCTCATCCTGCTCATCTCCACCATCGCCATCCTGCGCTTCTACCCACCACTAGGGAGAAAGCCTTCCAGGACACACGTGGAATCTTCCGCAGCATTCAAGGATGGATCATTTTATAATAAAGAAGAAATCAATATGAGCACCGGCTTTTCCTCCAGCATCGGAATGCTCAAAGACTTCATAAAAAAAGACACGGAACGGAAGCCTGCAGAGGCCATTCCCATGGTCCAAATCAAGCCGGGAACCCATATACACGAGACAGCCATCACGTGGTTCGGTCATTCAGCCACTCTCCTGGAACTGGAGGGAAAACGGCTTCTCCTGGACCCCATGTTCGGAAAAGCTCCCACTCCATTTCCATGGCTTGCAGGAAACCGGTTCAGCAAAGACCTTCCATTCTCCACCGAAGATCTTCTGCCCATCGATGCCATCCTTTTTACACACGATCATTACGATCATCTGGATTATGGCACCATCAAACGATTGAAAGACCACATCCCTCAATTCTTTGTTCCGATCGGGGTCGGAAGTCATTTGGAACGTTGGGGAGTCGAGGCCGCGCGAATTACAGAAGTAGATTGGTGGGAGGAACTGGATTGGAAGGGGCTGAAGCTTGCCTTTACACCGTCGAGGCATTTTTCAGGACGGAGCCTGAATGATCGCAACGCTACGCTTTGGGGTTCCTGGTGCATTATGGGGAAATCAAAGAAAGTGTTTTATTCAGGGGATGGCGGTTATGGGTCTCATTTCAAGAAAATCGGAGAGCAATACGGACCGTTCGATTTGACCATCATGGAGTGCGGCCAATATGATCCCCGCTGGAAGGACGTCCACATGATGCCGGAAGAAACGGCCCAGGCCCACCTTGATGTGGGTGGAAATCTCATGCTTCCGGTCCACTGGGGTGCATTCGTCCTGTCATTCCATTCCTGGACTGATCCAATCGAACGTGTATCCGCCTCTGCCCAGCAATTGAATATCCCTATCCTTACCCCCAAGATCGGGGAGCGACTGGTAGTCGAAAAAGGAGAGAGGGGCACACCCCACTGGTGGAAAGCATAA
- a CDS encoding DoxX family protein, which yields MQSIASFILRIVLGFTFFVHGLDKFQGGLSNTADFFSSMGIPGFMAYIVAVIELVGGVAMILGLGTRIIGALFTLVMLGAIVTVKFSAGFVGGYELDVALLAMSVYFILSSQSAFALDNRWKKA from the coding sequence ATGCAATCTATCGCATCATTTATTTTACGTATCGTTCTCGGATTTACATTTTTTGTCCACGGGCTGGATAAGTTTCAGGGAGGGCTCTCCAATACGGCGGACTTCTTCTCCAGTATGGGGATACCTGGATTCATGGCCTATATCGTAGCCGTTATCGAGCTTGTCGGCGGCGTGGCCATGATCCTCGGGCTTGGAACAAGAATCATCGGAGCCCTATTTACCTTGGTGATGCTCGGCGCCATTGTGACGGTTAAATTTTCTGCCGGTTTTGTGGGAGGCTATGAGTTGGATGTGGCCCTGCTGGCCATGTCGGTTTACTTCATTTTATCAAGTCAATCTGCATTTGCATTAGATAATCGCTGGAAGAAAGCATAG